One part of the Procambarus clarkii isolate CNS0578487 chromosome 41, FALCON_Pclarkii_2.0, whole genome shotgun sequence genome encodes these proteins:
- the LOC138373169 gene encoding uncharacterized protein: MPAVPPSSPSYQFYFQSQLPVLLPVPATSSTSSPSYQFYFQFQLPVLLPVPATSSSFQSQLPVLLPVPATSSTSSPSYQFYFQSQLPVLLPVTATSSTSSSSYQFLLPVPATSSTSSPSYQFYFQSQLPVLLPVPATSSTSSPSYQFLLPVPATSSSFQSQLPVPPSSPSYQFYFQSQLPVLLPVPATSSTSSPSYQFYFQSQLPVLLPVPATSSTSSPSYQFYFQSQLPVLLPVPATSSTSSPSYQFYFQSQLPVLLPVPATSSSFQSQLPVLLPVPATSSTSSPSYQFYFQSQLPVLLPVPATSSTSSPSYQFYFQSQLPVLLPVPATSSSFQSQLPVLLPVPATSSTSSPSYQFLLPVPATSSSFQSQLPVLLPVPATSSTSSPSYQFYFQSELPVLAASC, from the exons ATGCCGGCAG TTCCTCCTTCCAGTCCCAGCTACCAGTTCTACTTCCAGTCCCAGCTACCAGTTCTACTTCCAGTCCCAGCTACCAGTTCTACTTCCAGTCCCAGCTACCAGTTCTACTTCCAGTTCCAGCTACCAGTTCTACTTCCAGTCCCAGCTACCAGTTCCTCCTTCCAGTCCCAGCTACCAGTTCTACTTCCAGTCCCAGCTACCAGTTCTACTTCCAGTCCCAGCTACCAGTTCTACTTCCAGTCCCAGCTACCAGTTCTACTTCCAGTAACAGCTACCAGTTCTACTTCCAGTTCCAGCTACCAGTTCCTCCTTCCAGTCCCAGCTACCAGTTCTACTTCCAGTCCCAGCTACCAGTTCTACTTCCAGTCCCAGCTACCAGTTCTACTTCCAGTCCCAGCTACCAGTTCTACTTCCAGTCCCAGCTACCAGTTCCTCCTTCCAGTCCCAGCTACCAGTTCCTCCTTCCAGTCCCAGCTACCAGTTCCTCCTTCCAGTCCCAGCTACCAGTTCTACTTCCAGTCCCAGCTACCAGTTCTACTTCCAGTCCCAGCTACCAGTTCTACTTCCAGTCCCAGCTACCAGTTCTACTTCCAGTCCCAGCTACCAGTTCTACTTCCAGTCCCAGCTACCAGTTCTACTTCCAGTCCCAGCTACCAGTTCTACTTCCAGTCCCAGCTACCAGTTCTACTTCCAGTCCCAGCTACCAGTTCTACTTCCAGTCCCAGCTACCAGTTCTACTTCCAGTCCCAGCTACCAGTTCTACTTCCAGTTCCAGCTACTAGTTCCTCCTTCCAGTCCCAGCTACCAGTTCTACTTCCAGTCCCAGCTACCAGTTCTACTTCCAGTCCCAGCTACCAGTTCTACTTCCAGTCCCAGCTACCAGTTCTACTTCCAGTCCCAGCTACCAGTTCTACTTCCAGTCCCAGCTACCAGTTCTACTTCCAGTCCCAGCTACCAGTTCTACTTCCAGTTCCAGCTACCAGTTCCTCCTTCCAGTCCCAGCTACCAGTTCTACTTCCAGTCCCAGCTACCAGTTCTACTTCCAGTCCCAGCTACCAGTTCCTCCTTCCAGTCCCAGCTACCAGTTCCTCCTTCCAGTCCCAGCTACCAGTTCTACTTCCAGTCCCAGCTACCAGTTCTACTTCCAGTCCCAGCTACCAGTTCTACTTCCAGTCGGAGCTACCAGTTCTAGCAGCCAGTTGCTAG
- the LOC138373168 gene encoding keratin, type I cytoskeletal 9-like gives MALFLYVLMIAFVSMQVGLRRTSSGVTHGVSSGVTHGVSSGVTHAVSSGVTHAVSSGVTHAVSSGVTHAVSSGVTHAVSSGVTHAVSSGVTHAVSSGVTHAVSSGVTHAVSSGVTHAVSSGVTHAVSSGVTHAVSSGVTHAVSSGVTHAVSSGVTHAVSSGVTHAVSSGVTHAVSSGDTHAVSSGVTHAVSSGVTHAVSSGVTHVVSSGVTHAVSSGVTHAVSSGVTHVVSSGVTHAASSSASLSSLTIILPSPFLTVRLSSPSSLFDSLPLIRIPLKSLLAEQEAY, from the exons ATGGCACTGTTCCTGTATGTCCTCATGATTGCTTTCGTGTCTATGCAGGTAGGCCTAAGAAGAACGTCAAG TGGCGTCACCCACGGAGTGAGCAGTGGCGTCACCCACGGAGTGAGCAGTGGCGTCACCCACGCTGTGAGCAGTGGCGTCACCCACGCTGTGAGCAGTGGCGTCACCCACGCTGTGAGCAGTGGCGTCACCCACGCTGTGAGCAGTGGCGTCACCCACGCTGTGAGCAGTGGCGTCACCCACGCTGTGAGCAGTGGCGTCACCCACGCTGTGAGCAGTGGCGTCACCCACGCTGTGAGCAGTGGCGTCACCCACGCTGTGAGCAGTGGCGTCACCCACGCTGTGAGCAGTGGCGTCACCCACGCTGTGAGCAGTGGCGTCACCCACGCTGTGAGCAGTGGCGTCACCCACGCTGTGAGCAGTGGCGTCACCCACGCTGTGAGCAGTGGCGTCACCCACGCTGTGAGCAGTGGCGTCACCCACGCTGTGAGCAGTGGCGTCACCCACGCTGTGAGCAGTGGCGACACCCACGCTGTGAGCAGTGGCGTCACCCACGCTGTGAGCAGTGGCGTCACCCACGCTGTGAGCAGTGGCGTCACCCACGTTGTGAGCAGTGGCGTCACCCACGCTGTGAGCAGTGGCGTCACCCACGCTGTGAGCAGTGGCGTCACCCACGTTGTGAGCAGTGGCGTCACCCACGCT GCATCATCATCAGCATCATTATCATCTCTCACCATTATCCTACCATCACCATTTCTAACGGTGCGATtatcctcaccatcatcattatttGACAGTCTCCCACTGATCAGAATCCCCCTGAAAAGCTTACTCGCTGAACAAGAAGCTTACTAA